A DNA window from Paraclostridium bifermentans contains the following coding sequences:
- the rpoB gene encoding DNA-directed RNA polymerase subunit beta — MPHPVTIGKRTRMSYSKIKEIADVPNLIEIQCDSYEWFLKEGLKEVFEDISPIEDYTGNLILEFVDYSLDEKPKYDIEECKERDATYCAPLKVKVRLINKETGEIKEQEVFMGDFPLMTEKGTFIINGAERVIVSQLVRSPGVYYAQEMDKSGKRLISSTVIPNRGAWLEYETDSNDVISVRVDRTRKQPVTVLLRAFGIGSDAEIIELLGEDERLMATLEKDNTKTVEEGLIEIYKKLRPGEPPTVESASSLLNALFFDAKRYDLAKVGRYKFNKKLALCYRIMNKISANDIINPETGEVFVKAEEKISLEVAVAIQNSGINVVELLTEDEKVVKVIGNNFVDIKSHINFDIDDLNIKEKVHYPTLKEILDEYSEEEEIKEAIKSRMKELIPKHILLDDIIASISYQFNIFYGIGNIDDIDHLGNRRIRSVGELLQNQVRIGLSRMERVIKERMTVQDMESITPQALVNIRPVSAAIKEFFGSSQLSQFMDQTNPLSELTHKRRLSALGPGGLSRERAGFEVRDVHHSHYGRMCPIETPEGPNIGLINSLGTYAKINEFGFIESPYRKYDKDSEKVTDEIHYLTADEEDLFIRAQANEPLDDNDAFVNSRVVCRTVNGAMELVPTDKVDYMDISPKQVVSIATAMIPFLENDDANRALMGSNMQRQAVPLVRREAPIIGTGVEYRAAKDSGAVVVAKNAGIAERVSAEEIIIRREDGNKDRYKLLKFKRSNQGTCINQTPIINKNDKIEAGDVIADGPSTEMGEVALGRNCFIAFMTWEGYNYEDAILINERLVKEDRLSTIHIEEYECEARDTKLGPEEITRDIPNVGESAIKNLDERGVIRIGAEVDSGDILVGKVTPKGETELTAEERLLRAIFGEKAREVRDTSLKVPHGESGIIVDVKVFTRENGDDLSPGVNELVRCYIAKKRKIRVGDKMAGRHGNKGVISRVLPEEDMPFMENGQPLDIVLNPQGIPSRMNIGQVLEVHLGLAAKTLGWHVATSVFDGAKEPDIRKALLEAGYPDDGKVTLYDGRTGDVFDNRITVGYMYMLKLHHLVDDKLHARSTGPYSLVTQQPLGGKAQFGGQRFGEMEVWALEAYGAAHILQEILTVKSDDVVGRVRTYEAIVKGENIPEPGIPESFKVLIKELQSLCLDVKVLTEEDKEIEVRESIDIDEDAKEFELDIMENISELEENSIVEEIDDLETSEEVEELEFEEDVVYEDLNYDDEDFDI; from the coding sequence ATGCCACATCCTGTCACGATAGGTAAGAGAACTAGAATGAGCTACTCAAAAATAAAAGAGATAGCTGATGTACCAAATCTTATAGAGATACAATGCGATTCCTATGAGTGGTTTTTAAAAGAAGGTTTAAAAGAAGTGTTTGAAGACATTTCACCTATAGAAGATTATACAGGTAATCTTATATTAGAATTTGTTGATTATTCTTTAGACGAGAAACCGAAGTATGACATAGAAGAATGTAAAGAAAGAGATGCAACATATTGTGCACCTCTAAAAGTTAAAGTAAGACTTATAAATAAAGAAACAGGTGAAATAAAAGAACAAGAAGTATTTATGGGTGACTTCCCTTTAATGACAGAAAAGGGAACTTTCATAATAAACGGAGCAGAAAGAGTTATAGTAAGTCAATTAGTTAGATCTCCTGGAGTTTACTATGCTCAAGAAATGGATAAGTCAGGTAAAAGACTTATATCATCTACTGTTATACCAAACAGAGGTGCGTGGTTAGAATATGAAACTGATTCTAATGATGTTATATCTGTAAGAGTTGACAGAACAAGAAAACAACCTGTTACAGTCTTATTAAGAGCATTTGGAATAGGTTCAGATGCAGAGATAATAGAGCTATTAGGCGAAGATGAAAGATTAATGGCTACATTAGAAAAAGATAACACAAAAACTGTTGAAGAAGGTCTTATAGAAATATACAAAAAGTTAAGACCAGGTGAACCTCCAACAGTAGAAAGTGCATCATCATTATTAAATGCATTATTCTTTGATGCTAAGAGATATGACTTAGCTAAAGTTGGTAGATACAAGTTCAACAAGAAACTTGCGTTATGCTATAGAATAATGAATAAAATTTCAGCGAACGATATTATAAATCCAGAAACAGGGGAAGTATTTGTTAAAGCTGAAGAAAAAATATCTTTAGAGGTAGCTGTTGCTATACAAAACTCAGGAATAAATGTTGTTGAGTTATTGACTGAAGATGAAAAAGTTGTGAAAGTTATAGGGAATAACTTTGTAGATATAAAATCACATATAAACTTTGATATAGACGATTTAAATATAAAAGAAAAAGTTCACTACCCAACTTTAAAAGAGATTTTAGATGAGTATAGTGAAGAAGAAGAAATAAAAGAAGCTATAAAATCTAGAATGAAAGAACTTATACCAAAGCATATATTATTAGATGACATAATTGCTTCTATAAGCTACCAATTTAATATATTCTATGGAATAGGTAATATAGATGATATAGATCATTTAGGAAACAGAAGAATAAGATCAGTTGGTGAATTACTACAAAACCAAGTTAGAATAGGTCTTTCAAGAATGGAAAGAGTTATAAAGGAAAGAATGACGGTTCAAGATATGGAATCTATAACTCCTCAAGCATTAGTAAACATAAGACCTGTTTCAGCTGCAATAAAAGAATTCTTTGGTAGTTCTCAGCTATCACAATTCATGGACCAAACAAACCCATTATCAGAGTTAACTCATAAGAGAAGACTATCAGCACTTGGACCAGGAGGACTTTCAAGAGAAAGAGCTGGATTCGAAGTTCGTGACGTTCACCATTCTCACTACGGAAGAATGTGTCCGATAGAGACTCCAGAGGGACCAAACATCGGTCTTATAAACTCTCTAGGAACATATGCAAAAATAAATGAATTTGGATTTATAGAATCTCCTTATAGAAAATACGATAAGGATAGCGAAAAAGTTACAGATGAAATACATTACTTAACAGCTGACGAAGAAGATTTATTCATAAGAGCTCAAGCAAATGAGCCTTTAGATGATAATGATGCATTCGTAAACAGCAGAGTTGTATGTAGAACTGTAAATGGTGCCATGGAATTAGTTCCTACTGATAAAGTTGACTACATGGATATATCTCCTAAGCAAGTTGTGTCTATAGCAACAGCTATGATACCATTCTTAGAGAATGATGACGCCAACCGTGCGCTTATGGGATCAAACATGCAACGTCAAGCAGTGCCACTAGTAAGAAGAGAAGCACCTATAATAGGTACAGGTGTTGAATATAGAGCTGCTAAAGACTCTGGAGCAGTTGTAGTTGCTAAAAATGCTGGTATAGCAGAAAGAGTAAGTGCAGAAGAGATAATCATAAGAAGAGAAGATGGAAATAAAGATAGATATAAGTTACTTAAGTTTAAGCGTTCAAACCAAGGTACTTGTATAAATCAAACTCCTATAATAAATAAAAATGATAAGATAGAAGCTGGAGATGTTATAGCTGACGGACCATCTACTGAGATGGGAGAAGTAGCTTTAGGAAGAAACTGCTTCATAGCATTCATGACATGGGAAGGTTACAACTATGAGGATGCTATCTTAATAAATGAAAGACTTGTAAAAGAAGACAGACTATCTACTATTCATATAGAAGAATATGAATGTGAAGCTAGAGATACTAAATTAGGACCAGAAGAAATAACTAGAGATATACCTAACGTTGGAGAAAGTGCTATAAAGAACTTAGACGAAAGAGGTGTAATCAGAATAGGGGCAGAAGTTGACTCTGGAGATATATTAGTAGGTAAAGTAACTCCTAAAGGAGAAACAGAACTTACTGCAGAGGAAAGACTACTTCGTGCTATATTCGGAGAAAAAGCTAGGGAAGTTAGAGATACTTCATTAAAAGTACCTCATGGAGAATCTGGTATAATAGTTGACGTAAAAGTATTCACAAGAGAAAACGGAGATGATCTATCTCCAGGAGTTAATGAATTAGTTAGATGTTATATAGCTAAGAAGAGAAAAATAAGAGTTGGAGATAAAATGGCCGGACGTCATGGTAACAAAGGGGTTATATCAAGAGTATTACCTGAAGAAGACATGCCGTTCATGGAAAATGGTCAGCCACTTGATATAGTTCTTAACCCACAAGGTATACCATCTCGTATGAACATCGGACAGGTTCTTGAGGTTCATTTAGGTCTTGCTGCTAAAACTTTAGGATGGCATGTAGCTACATCAGTATTTGATGGAGCGAAAGAGCCAGATATAAGAAAGGCACTACTAGAAGCAGGATATCCAGATGATGGAAAAGTAACTTTATATGATGGTAGAACTGGAGATGTCTTTGACAATAGAATTACAGTTGGATACATGTATATGTTAAAACTACATCACTTAGTTGATGATAAGTTACATGCAAGAAGTACAGGACCATACTCTTTAGTAACTCAACAACCGCTTGGTGGTAAAGCACAATTCGGTGGTCAGAGATTCGGAGAGATGGAGGTTTGGGCATTAGAAGCATATGGTGCTGCTCACATACTTCAAGAAATTCTTACAGTTAAGTCAGATGACGTTGTAGGACGTGTTAGAACTTACGAAGCTATCGTTAAAGGTGAAAATATACCTGAACCAGGTATACCAGAATCATTTAAAGTTTTAATAAAAGAACTTCAAAGTTTATGCTTAGATGTAAAAGTATTAACAGAAGAAGATAAAGAAATCGAAGTAAGAGAGTCTATAGATATAGATGAAGATGCTAAAGAGTTTGAATTGGATATTATGGAAAACATAAGCGAACTTGAAGAAAATAGCATAGTTGAAGAAATAGATGATCTTGAAACATCAGAAGAAGTAGAAGAATTAGAATTTGAAGAAGACGTAGTTTACGAAGACTTAAATTACGACGATGAAGACTTTGATATATAG